The genomic segment GCCCTGGCCCGAAACGAAGATCGGCAAGTTTGACGAAACCCGCCATAAGCGGGCCGACGAACCGCCTTACTCCACTCTCAGCATTGAGGACATAGCCGCTTTACCGATTGGCGACTTAGCCGATACCAGTTGCAATATCTGGCTTTGGACAACAAGCCGAAGTTTGCCGGATGGGTTCGACTTGTTGAGGCGCTGGGGCTTCAAGTACCTCAATACCGTTACCTGGGTGAAGCCTTCCGGCTTCGGGGCATGGTGGGTAAATCGCACTCAGATTATGTTAATGGGCTATCGTGGCAAACTCGTGATGAACGAGAAGTACCGGCCGAACGTCCTCTTTGCGCCAAGCAGAAGGCACAGCCAGAAGCCAGAGAACAGTTACGAGCTAATCGAGCGTGTTAGCCCCGGCCCATACTTGGAAGTGTTCGCCAGAACTCAGCGTTCGCCAGAGTGGGTTGCGATTGGTAATGAAATTGATGGGAAGGATATTCGGGAAAGTATTGCGGGGTTTCTCAACTAGCACATGGCAAAGATTCTCTTAACTGGCGCTTCCGGCTTCATCGGAGGCCATTTGGCAAAAGTGCTTGATTGCGACTGTGCGCCCGATCCGTATTGGGAAGCATCGTTCACCGAATAAGTGAAGACAGAGCAGAACAACGGCAATTACAAGACGGTTGACACTTGCTTTGTGCCCAAAGACTACGAAACCCTCATTCACCTTGCCGCTATCACCGATCCGCAAACCGCAAACGAAGCCGACGTGTTCCGGGTGAACTACGCCGAAGCTGTCGAGTTCTTCGAGCGGGCGCTAGTGGCGGGTGTGAAACGCATCGTGTGGGCGAGTTCCGCCAGCGTGTACGGGGATGGGCCAGCACCACAAACGGAAGGGCAGACGGTGCGGCCTCTCACGGCCTACGCTGAATCGAAAGCCCTACTCGAAGTGTCGGCCGCTCGCCTCTCGGCAAAGTACGGGGTTCCCATGATCGGCCTCCGCTTCTCCAACGTCTACGGCCCCGGCGAAGCCCACAAGGGCAAGAGTGCCAGTGTCGTTTACCAGCTTGTGCGGCAAATGAGGAACGGCGAGCGCCCCAGGCTGTTCTGGCACGGCGAGCAAAGCCGGGATTGGGTGAGCGTTCACGATGTCTGCCGAGCTATCACGCTGGCGACGGAGAGAGGCGGTAGCGGCGTTTACAACGTCGGGAGCGGGGTAGCCACTTGCTTCAACAACGTGGTTGCCACAATCAACGAGCAGGGCAGGCTGGACTTAACGCCCGATTACATCCCGAACCCGTTTAAGGGCTATCAGAGCTATACAAAACTTGACTTAACCCGTTCCGGCGCTCATCTGGGGTACGTTCCCCAGGTTGACTTGGTAAACGGGATTCGAGAACTCTTAACCTCAGAGGAAATAAATGGAAAATAACTACTGGCTGAACAAGGCCGAAGAAAAGGACATGCTACGGGCACGGATGGCGGCGAAGTTAATCACCGTCATCGTGCGAGATACGATTCTAGCCGACGTGTCTAGCATCATAGATAAGGCGATTGAAAACGAACCGGCCAGGGCTAAATATCCGCATGAGCCAATACGATCCTGATTACCCGAACAGTGCGGCGAACCCGTTTTATCATATCGTCGTCGGTGGCGGGAGTGGTGGGGGTGGTAGCGGGATACTCGAAGCCACGGGGGTTAATGCCGAGCAAGCCCCTGTAGGTAACTTGCAAGTTTCGCAAGTTATCACCGACTTAGTAGGTAAGCTAATCACGCTGCCGTATTGCAATCCCGAAGCGATGGTGAGCGGTACGGGCAGCGCAACGAACACGGCCAACACATCGGTTATTGCGGCCCAGGGTTCTGGCGTCCGCATTTACGTTACGAGCATTGTGATTACGAACACGTCGGCTACAAACACCTTCGTTAACATCCTCGACGGGACTACAACGAAGCTGGTTTACCCCGCTGCCGCTGGTGGCGGTGCCGTGCATACTCTCGCCGTGCCGTTGCGGTTGAGTGCGAATAGTGCCCTTCAGTTCTCGGCGGGTAACTCG from the Frigoriglobus tundricola genome contains:
- a CDS encoding MT-A70 family methyltransferase, producing MSKLFSTILLDPPWPETKIGKFDETRHKRADEPPYSTLSIEDIAALPIGDLADTSCNIWLWTTSRSLPDGFDLLRRWGFKYLNTVTWVKPSGFGAWWVNRTQIMLMGYRGKLVMNEKYRPNVLFAPSRRHSQKPENSYELIERVSPGPYLEVFARTQRSPEWVAIGNEIDGKDIRESIAGFLN
- a CDS encoding NAD-dependent epimerase/dehydratase family protein, which translates into the protein MKTEQNNGNYKTVDTCFVPKDYETLIHLAAITDPQTANEADVFRVNYAEAVEFFERALVAGVKRIVWASSASVYGDGPAPQTEGQTVRPLTAYAESKALLEVSAARLSAKYGVPMIGLRFSNVYGPGEAHKGKSASVVYQLVRQMRNGERPRLFWHGEQSRDWVSVHDVCRAITLATERGGSGVYNVGSGVATCFNNVVATINEQGRLDLTPDYIPNPFKGYQSYTKLDLTRSGAHLGYVPQVDLVNGIRELLTSEEINGK